In a single window of the Fimbriimonadaceae bacterium genome:
- a CDS encoding ThiF family adenylyltransferase yields MSSRQVVTAGNRSIEQNTSTHLDLSHVHAVNVLPKQCQRLHLIQIGCGGIGAFLGIHVARLARECFRLFDTVKVTFYDGDTIEEKNLRRQNFCQAEIGHNKAEALAFRISTAWGIPIRAFPRHFSEKEAQPEYDTLTILLGCVDTARARRSLHQALARLNTRNDAQAWLIDGGNLTTHGQVLVGNVVKDFNPDESFQLRTVCQSLPAPALVHPELLKRERRPVNTQPRSCAELALSDPQSLTINSIIASHMADYLLRLVITKDLRRFATYIDMDTGSARSLAITSTGISRALGLYQNKSMGRAS; encoded by the coding sequence ATGTCATCGCGACAGGTTGTCACTGCAGGGAATCGCAGCATAGAACAAAACACCAGCACACACCTGGACCTTAGTCATGTACATGCCGTGAATGTGCTTCCTAAGCAGTGCCAACGCCTCCATCTCATCCAAATCGGATGTGGGGGCATCGGAGCGTTTCTTGGTATCCACGTCGCCCGCCTCGCACGGGAGTGTTTCCGTCTATTTGATACGGTGAAGGTCACTTTCTATGATGGGGACACAATTGAAGAAAAGAACCTACGTCGTCAAAACTTCTGTCAGGCAGAAATCGGACACAATAAAGCAGAGGCCTTAGCATTTCGAATCTCTACCGCTTGGGGGATTCCCATTCGCGCGTTTCCACGGCATTTCTCGGAGAAAGAGGCACAGCCTGAGTACGACACCCTGACCATTCTTCTCGGTTGCGTTGACACAGCAAGGGCTAGGCGTAGCCTCCATCAAGCTCTCGCGCGATTGAACACCAGAAACGATGCCCAAGCATGGCTGATTGATGGTGGGAACCTCACCACCCACGGGCAAGTGTTAGTTGGTAACGTCGTCAAAGACTTTAACCCAGACGAGAGCTTTCAGCTGCGCACTGTGTGCCAGTCACTCCCCGCGCCAGCGCTTGTGCACCCAGAATTGCTCAAACGAGAACGTCGCCCCGTCAACACTCAACCGCGGTCATGTGCTGAACTTGCACTAAGTGACCCGCAATCCCTCACGATCAATAGCATCATTGCCTCGCACATGGCGGACTACCTGCTTCGACTCGTCATCACCAAAGACCTTCGCCGTTTTGCAACATATATCGATATGGATACTGGCTCAGCGCGCTCCCTGGCCATTACTTCGACGGGAATCTCCCGTGCACTAGGCTTATACCAAAACAAGTCTATGGGGAGGGCTTCCTAG